From Ictidomys tridecemlineatus isolate mIctTri1 chromosome 2, mIctTri1.hap1, whole genome shotgun sequence, the proteins below share one genomic window:
- the Tmppe gene encoding transmembrane protein with metallophosphoesterase domain, with translation MAHFRQLSLGSKAALAAVTVFVSMIVSRSYLAQSLELRAWRWLFRLQLALFVNSLMLIGSLYIWRSTVSNLCHSPAMESTCFQLWKLIVMVFLALAHSSFFTMLFLVAEEPYFFSLAAYSCLGAYIIMVFFLCILSGMEQAYQLLAWRSGRIVGSLDKSRKLVLRPALAVVVTAVLSMMGLLNAAKPPAVKTVELPIPQLPLSMNNLKIVLLSDIHLGPTVGRTKMEMFVKMVNALEPDVTVIVGDLSDSEASVLRTAVAPLGQLHSRLGTYFVTGNHEYYTSDVSNWFALLESLHVRPLHNENVKISATGAQRGDGGGESEDWICLAGVDDIEADILHYSGHGMDLDKALGGCTPDHTIILLAHQPLAAKRALQARPDINLILSGHTHAGQIFPLNVAAYLLNPFFAGLYQVAQTTFVYVSPGTAYYGIPMRLGSRAEITELILQQAP, from the coding sequence ATGGCGCACTTCAGGCAGCTCTCCCTGGGCTCCAAGGCTGCCCTGGCTGCGGTCACTGTCTTCGTGTCCATGATCGTCTCCCGCTCCTATCTGGCACAGAGCCTGGAGCTCAGGGCCTGGCGATGGCTGTTCCGCCTGCAGCTTGCTCTCTTTGTCAACTCGCTCATGCTCATTGGTTCCCTCTACATCTGGCGTAGCACAGTGAGCAACCTCTGCCACTCCCCAGCAATGGAGTCCACCTGTTTCCAGCTTTGGAAACTGATCGTGATGGTGTTTCTGGCCCTGGCCCATTCCAGTTTCTTCACCATGCTCTTTCTGGTGGCTGAGGAGCCCTATTTCTTTTCCCTGGCGGCCTACTCCTGCCTGGGTGCTTACATCATCATGGTGTTCTTCCTCTGCATCCTCAGCGGCATGGAGCAGGCCTACCAGCTGTTGGCCTGGCGCAGCGGTAGGATCGTGGGCAGCCTTGACAAGTCAAGGAAGCTGGTGCTCAGGCCCGCCCTGGCGGTGGTGGTGACTGCCGTGCTCAGCATGATGGGGCTCCTGAATGCTGCTAAGCCCCCAGCAGTGAAAACCGTGGAGCTGCCCATCCCTCAGCTGCCCCTCTCTATGAACAACCTCAAGATCGTGCTCCTCTCTGACATTCACTTGGGGCCCACAGTGGGCAGGACCAAGATGGAGATGTTTGTGAAGATGGTGAATGCATTGGAACCCGATGTCACGGTGATTGTGGGTGACCTCTCTGACTCGGAAGCCTCTGTCCTTCGGACAGCTGTTGCTCCTTTGGGCCAGCTTCATTCACGCCTTGGCACCTACTTCGTCACGGGCAATCATGAGTACTATACGTCGGATGTCAGCAACTGGTTTGCACTGCTGGAGTCCCTGCATGTCCGGCCACTTCATAATGAGAATGTGAAGATTTCTGCCACGGGAGCCCAGCGTGGCGATGGTGGTGGTGAAAGTGAAGACTGGATCTGCTTGGCCGGAGTGGATGATATCGAAGCAGACATTCTGCACTACTCTGGCCACGGCATGGATCTTGACAAGGCCCTGGGGGGCTGCACCCCAGACCACACCATCATTTTGCTAGCTCACCAGCCCCTGGCTGCCAAGAGAGCCCTCCAGGCGCGGCCAGATATTAACCTGATCCTTTCTGGGcacacacatgctgggcaaatcTTCCCGTTGAACGTGGCAGCATATCTCCTGAACCCCTTCTTTGCAGGTCTCTACCAAGTGGCCCAGACGACATTTGTATATGTCAGTCCAGGGACAGCCTACTATGGGATTCCCATGAGGCTGGGGAGCAGGGCAGAGATCACAGAGCTCATCTTGCAACAGGCTCCCTGA